One stretch of Micromonospora echinospora DNA includes these proteins:
- a CDS encoding thiazolylpeptide-type bacteriocin, with the protein MAPETDLNALAEEILELESETFAISDYADASEAILASCSSSGTTSTCSSTTSTTSCSA; encoded by the coding sequence ATGGCGCCCGAAACCGACCTCAACGCCCTCGCCGAGGAAATCCTCGAGCTGGAGTCCGAGACCTTCGCGATCTCCGACTACGCCGACGCCTCCGAGGCGATCCTGGCCTCCTGCTCCTCGTCGGGCACCACCTCGACCTGCAGCAGCACCACCTCGACCACCAGCTGCAGCGCCTGA
- a CDS encoding amidohydrolase yields the protein MVSPGPLATARAPGPALDAGVLARAGSLYRDLHAHPELSGREERTAARFAAALREAGCAVTTGIGGHGVVGVLANGVGPAVMLRAELDALPVAERTGLPYASTAGALDGEGRRVPVMHACGHDLHLAAAVGAAAHLDRVRDRWRGTLLVLGQPAEETLTGAAALIEDGLYERFGRPDLLLAQHAAPLPAGMVAHGSGPMTAGCVTLEVTLTGRGGHAATPHLCVDPVVLAATVVVQLQTIVARQVGPAEQVTLTVGSLRAGHHPGVIPEEATLGVTIRALSDRALDDVRDRVVRTVRGCCEAAGSPVEPVLQVVSRTPAYRGDPEVAARLRAAHERTFGADRVAWWPSSLAAEDFPLLADGIPSGYWMLGVVGPRQWRAAPGGSAAEKLAALPANHSPSFAPYAGLALPAGVEALASGALTALAPE from the coding sequence ATGGTGTCACCCGGCCCGCTCGCGACCGCCCGCGCTCCGGGCCCGGCCCTCGACGCGGGCGTCCTGGCCCGGGCCGGCTCGCTCTACCGCGACCTGCACGCCCACCCGGAGCTGTCGGGGAGGGAGGAGCGCACCGCGGCCCGGTTCGCGGCCGCGCTGCGCGAGGCCGGCTGCGCGGTCACCACCGGCATCGGCGGGCACGGCGTCGTCGGTGTCCTGGCCAACGGCGTCGGTCCGGCGGTGATGCTCCGCGCCGAACTCGACGCGCTGCCGGTCGCGGAGCGGACCGGGTTGCCGTACGCGAGCACGGCCGGCGCCCTCGACGGCGAGGGGCGCCGGGTGCCGGTGATGCACGCCTGCGGGCACGATCTGCACCTGGCCGCGGCGGTGGGCGCCGCGGCTCACCTGGACCGCGTCCGGGACCGCTGGCGGGGGACGCTGCTCGTGCTCGGGCAGCCGGCCGAGGAGACGCTGACCGGCGCGGCGGCGCTGATCGAGGACGGGCTGTACGAGCGGTTCGGCCGGCCGGACCTCCTGCTGGCACAGCACGCGGCGCCGCTGCCCGCAGGCATGGTCGCGCACGGGTCCGGTCCGATGACGGCGGGCTGCGTCACCCTGGAGGTGACACTGACCGGCCGCGGTGGGCACGCCGCCACCCCGCACCTGTGTGTCGACCCGGTGGTGCTCGCCGCCACCGTCGTCGTCCAGTTGCAGACCATCGTGGCCCGGCAGGTGGGGCCGGCCGAGCAGGTGACCCTGACGGTGGGTTCGCTGCGGGCGGGCCACCATCCGGGGGTGATCCCGGAGGAGGCCACGCTGGGCGTCACGATCCGGGCGCTGTCCGACCGGGCGCTGGACGACGTGCGGGACCGGGTGGTCCGGACGGTGCGGGGTTGTTGCGAGGCCGCGGGGAGCCCGGTGGAGCCGGTGCTGCAGGTGGTGTCGCGGACCCCGGCCTACCGGGGCGATCCGGAGGTGGCCGCGCGGTTGCGCGCGGCCCACGAGCGGACGTTCGGCGCCGACCGGGTGGCCTGGTGGCCGTCGTCGCTGGCGGCCGAGGACTTCCCGCTGCTGGCCGACGGGATCCCCAGCGGATACTGGATGCTCGGTGTCGTCGGCCCGCGCCAGTGGCGGGCGGCGCCCGGTGGCAGCGCCGCCGAGAAGCTCGCCGCCCTGCCGGCCAACCACAGCCCGTCCTTCGCGCCGTACGCGGGGCTGGCGCTGCCGGCCGGGGTCGAGGCGCTCGCGTCCGGCGCGCTCACCGCACTGGCGCCGGAGTGA